From a region of the Zingiber officinale cultivar Zhangliang chromosome 4B, Zo_v1.1, whole genome shotgun sequence genome:
- the LOC121977358 gene encoding NDR1/HIN1-like protein 3, with product MADAKQQVHLNGAYYGPPVPPRHHSFRSVGRSSRCCCGCLLCNLFMFLLSLLVALGVVVLVLWLVFRPNQPTARVDTASLVRFDLDGSSTLRYNLSLGLTVRNPNRRLSFYYDRLEALAEYDENRFGFSSLPTFYQGHKNTTVIGSILFDGTQRLLGDSDVGETYLRETSEGFYYIDVKVRGKMRVKVWIFKLRYNRPHIDCTLKLPVPGTGGKFESTDCDVDVF from the coding sequence ATGGCGGACGCTAAGCAACAAGTGCATCTGAACGGCGCCTATTACGGCCCTCCGGTGCCTCCTCGGCATCATTCCTTCCGCAGCGTCGGCCGATCCTCCCGCTGCTGCTGCGGCTGCCTCCTCTGCAACCTCTTCATGTTCCTCCTCTCCCTCCTCGTCGCCCTCGGCGTCGTCGTCCTCGTCCTCTGGCTCGTCTTCCGCCCCAACCAGCCCACGGCCCGCGTTGACACCGCCTCTCTCGTCCGATTCGATCTCGACGGCTCCTCCACCCTCCGCTACAACCTCTCCCTCGGTCTCACCGTCCGCAACCCCAACCGGCGGCTCTCCTTCTACTACGACCGCCTGGAGGCCCTCGCGGAGTACGACGAAAACCGTTTCGGCTTCTCCAGCCTTCCCACCTTCTACCAGGGACACAAGAACACCACAGTGATCGGCTCGATCCTGTTCGACGGCACGCAGCGCTTGCTCGGGGACTCCGACGTCGGCGAAACCTACCTGAGGGAGACGAGCGAGGGCTTCTACTACATCGACGTCAAGGTGCGGGGCAAGATGAGGGTCAAAGTTTGGATATTTAAGCTCCGGTACAACCGGCCCCACATCGACTGCACGCTGAAGTTGCCGGTGCCCGGCACCGGCGGCAAGTTCGAGAGCACGGACTGCGACGTGGACGTCTTCTGA